The following are from one region of the Halomonas qaidamensis genome:
- a CDS encoding TRAP transporter substrate-binding protein, whose product MNKPARLLVGAIAFSSMAFSMSSFAQATITVSTWGGPNHGVNTIVWPTWKAWIEEATDDRVTVEVVHDMGPPPAQMEIVADGIADASWIFHAHMAGRFLATQLPEFPTFEEFSSEDASAAYWHTHQAYLQQANEHRGVDVVAMGVHGPGQIFTREQISSIDELAGKRLRVGGGVMSGLAEAMSVTGVSIPPTGTYEAASQGVVDGAMLTLESLRSFRVVEVAPHTLTVDGGFYRGSFAIVMNPMFWDQVSDEDRAAIESVSGERLSRLFGYMMDVSDQRGVEFGEDNGATFTQASEQDIDYLRGVASNLQDAWSESVKSRDVDASAALAFFHEQLVHAAAEESIEASVVSH is encoded by the coding sequence ATGAATAAACCAGCTCGCTTACTCGTGGGTGCTATCGCTTTTTCAAGCATGGCATTCAGCATGTCTTCCTTTGCCCAGGCAACCATCACCGTCAGCACCTGGGGCGGGCCTAATCACGGTGTTAATACCATTGTTTGGCCAACCTGGAAGGCATGGATTGAAGAAGCCACGGATGACCGTGTCACGGTAGAAGTAGTGCACGATATGGGGCCGCCTCCCGCACAGATGGAAATCGTGGCTGATGGTATTGCGGACGCCAGCTGGATTTTTCACGCCCATATGGCGGGCCGCTTTCTAGCCACACAGTTGCCTGAATTCCCTACGTTTGAGGAGTTCTCCTCAGAAGATGCCTCCGCCGCTTATTGGCATACCCATCAAGCATATTTGCAGCAAGCCAATGAGCATCGTGGCGTTGATGTGGTGGCGATGGGTGTACATGGCCCAGGCCAAATATTTACCCGTGAACAAATAAGCTCAATCGATGAGCTTGCTGGCAAACGACTGCGCGTAGGCGGCGGTGTGATGAGTGGCTTAGCCGAGGCAATGTCGGTCACCGGTGTCTCCATTCCGCCCACAGGTACCTACGAAGCGGCCTCTCAAGGCGTTGTTGACGGTGCAATGTTAACGCTTGAAAGCTTGCGCAGCTTCCGCGTGGTTGAAGTAGCCCCGCATACCCTGACCGTAGACGGCGGTTTCTACCGCGGCAGCTTTGCGATTGTGATGAACCCGATGTTCTGGGACCAAGTGTCGGACGAAGACCGTGCGGCGATTGAAAGCGTGTCAGGCGAGCGTCTTTCACGCTTATTTGGCTACATGATGGATGTTTCTGACCAGCGCGGCGTTGAGTTTGGTGAAGACAATGGCGCAACGTTTACCCAAGCATCGGAACAAGACATTGATTACCTGCGGGGCGTCGCTAGCAACTTGCAGGATGCCTGGAGTGAGTCAGTAAAGAGCCGTGATGTGGATGCATCAGCCGCGCTTGCCTTCTTTCATGAACAGTTAGTCCATGCGGCAGCTGAAGAAAGTATTGAAGCGAGTGTTGTTAGTCACTAA
- a CDS encoding multidrug effflux MFS transporter: MLKLPSSATVLALAAVTALGPLATDMYLPAMPAMADALNTGPDRIQLTLSLYMAGFALAQLLCGPISDRFGRRPVMIAGLSLFLAASLLCAWAPNVEWLLVGRFLQAFGGAAGPVLARAAVRDIHGPIEAGRILSYMASTMALAPALAPVVGAGLLLFFGWESVFVVLALYAAVMLAVLIFMLPEPLAIEQRQSIHPRTILANFRLLLSQRAFLGYTLVNAAAFSGLFAYLSGSSFVLIEYMGVAPTLYGVLFTLIVAGFFVGTLVSGRYSHRLGRDRLITRGTVVCAAGGVIMAGLAAVGIHHPWAVVGPHMVFMLGVGILMPQTMAGALAPNPQCAGAASSLFGFLQMTIAAVVGGLVGQFHDGSSRTMAFTIGLMGLLALTSHWLLVRRQKEA; this comes from the coding sequence GTGCTAAAGCTGCCCTCTTCCGCCACCGTCTTGGCACTAGCCGCGGTGACTGCACTTGGCCCGCTGGCAACGGATATGTACTTGCCAGCCATGCCCGCCATGGCAGACGCGCTGAATACTGGCCCAGACCGAATACAGCTCACCCTTAGCCTCTACATGGCTGGATTCGCCCTGGCCCAACTGCTGTGTGGCCCGATCTCTGATCGCTTTGGACGCCGGCCGGTGATGATCGCAGGGTTATCACTGTTTCTTGCGGCAAGTCTACTCTGCGCCTGGGCACCTAACGTCGAATGGTTACTAGTAGGCCGCTTTTTGCAGGCCTTTGGCGGGGCAGCCGGCCCCGTGCTAGCACGCGCTGCGGTGCGCGATATCCATGGCCCCATCGAAGCTGGGCGCATTCTCTCGTATATGGCCAGCACCATGGCACTCGCCCCGGCCTTAGCGCCAGTGGTGGGCGCGGGGTTACTGCTGTTTTTTGGCTGGGAATCGGTGTTCGTGGTGCTAGCGCTCTACGCGGCAGTGATGCTGGCGGTGCTCATTTTCATGCTGCCCGAACCCTTGGCGATAGAGCAGCGGCAGTCGATCCACCCAAGAACAATATTGGCAAACTTTCGCCTACTGCTAAGCCAACGCGCCTTTCTTGGCTACACCTTGGTGAATGCGGCCGCTTTTTCAGGGCTGTTCGCGTACCTTTCTGGCTCATCCTTTGTGCTCATCGAGTACATGGGCGTCGCCCCTACGTTGTATGGCGTGCTGTTCACGCTGATTGTCGCAGGTTTCTTCGTCGGCACGCTGGTCAGCGGCCGCTATAGCCACCGCTTGGGTCGTGATCGTCTTATCACCCGGGGAACGGTAGTCTGTGCGGCAGGGGGCGTGATCATGGCCGGCTTGGCTGCCGTTGGTATCCATCACCCGTGGGCGGTGGTGGGACCGCATATGGTATTTATGCTGGGGGTAGGTATTCTGATGCCGCAAACAATGGCCGGTGCACTGGCGCCCAACCCTCAGTGTGCAGGCGCGGCGTCTTCTTTATTTGGTTTCCTGCAAATGACGATTGCCGCTGTGGTAGGTGGCTTAGTCGGGCAATTCCACGACGGCAGCTCGCGCACCATGGCCTTTACGATCGGGCTGATGGGGCTGCTCGCACTGACAAGCCACTGGCTGCTGGTACGCCGCCAAAAAGAGGCGTAG
- a CDS encoding Lrp/AsnC family transcriptional regulator has translation MKETTKEITLDRHDQRILTLLQQQGRITNNELAEQIGLSPAACWRRVKALEESGVIRRFAALVEPSLVGQPLSALVMVTLVRHHIDNTVEFEKRILQYPEVLQCYATTGNADFVLRVVIEDMAAYDRFLNEKLFTLDGISQVSSNFVLRNIKEETAIPIR, from the coding sequence ATGAAAGAAACGACCAAAGAAATCACCTTAGACAGGCATGATCAGCGCATCCTTACCCTGCTTCAGCAGCAAGGACGCATTACCAATAATGAGCTTGCCGAACAGATAGGCCTTTCCCCCGCCGCCTGCTGGCGACGGGTAAAAGCATTGGAAGAGAGTGGCGTCATTCGTCGCTTTGCAGCGTTGGTGGAGCCCAGCCTAGTGGGCCAGCCACTATCAGCGCTGGTCATGGTGACGCTAGTTCGCCACCACATCGACAATACCGTCGAGTTCGAAAAACGCATTCTGCAATATCCAGAAGTGCTGCAGTGCTATGCCACCACCGGCAACGCCGATTTCGTACTACGGGTGGTGATCGAAGACATGGCGGCCTATGACCGGTTTCTGAATGAAAAACTCTTCACCTTGGACGGTATCTCCCAGGTCAGCTCCAATTTCGTACTGCGTAATATCAAAGAAGAGACCGCTATCCCGATTCGTTGA
- a CDS encoding FAD-dependent monooxygenase codes for MRPAGKGELDSLYFDYPHFPFVCPGELKGEKKQHRVAIVGAGPVGVAAALELARQGVQSVLLDDKATLNDGSRAICLSRHSLEILQQLGVEQQFIDKALGWTRGRSYFHDQEVYRFEMPHSEHERFLPMYNLQQQYIEQFLVDKAMESPLIEMRWQQAVSDVTQSDTGVTLRVTTPEGEYQLEAAYLLAADGGRSVVRKSFDLPLHGESYEGRYVIADVRMTSDFPTERRAFFSPSVMPESTLLVHKQPDDIWRIDYQLLPNESPEQAVTESAIRERVGMIIEMLGEEGEWQLEWWSLYKAYTLALDDYRHGRVLFIGDSAHLVPIFGVRGLNNGLADAVNAAWKLAWVLNNKASEKLLDSYSPERRGATLEVFANAGKSTRFMTPPSQGYRLMRDAALSLALRNDYASRFADPRQVTPYTYAESPVTAEDDIGFSAGPIPGAPLINRRLGENSFLLDHLGTGFNLLVFSEDGSVTPELQAALVDLQKHYSGFDVLIIARYACPAFFTTLIDQQGACFEGYNASSGSAYLVRPDRHITARWKALEAASLNRAFKTALGE; via the coding sequence ATGCGACCAGCAGGCAAGGGTGAGCTTGACTCGCTGTATTTCGATTATCCGCATTTCCCCTTTGTATGTCCCGGTGAATTAAAAGGTGAGAAAAAACAGCACCGGGTCGCCATTGTGGGGGCAGGGCCCGTCGGCGTCGCCGCCGCGCTGGAACTCGCGCGTCAAGGTGTTCAGTCAGTCTTGCTTGATGATAAGGCGACGCTCAATGATGGTTCCAGGGCGATCTGTCTTTCCCGCCACAGCTTGGAAATTCTTCAACAATTAGGCGTCGAGCAGCAATTTATCGACAAAGCGCTTGGCTGGACGCGAGGGCGCTCCTATTTCCATGATCAGGAAGTCTATCGTTTTGAGATGCCGCATTCAGAGCACGAGCGCTTTCTGCCAATGTATAACCTGCAACAGCAGTATATTGAGCAGTTTCTGGTCGATAAGGCGATGGAAAGCCCGTTAATTGAAATGCGCTGGCAGCAGGCCGTTAGCGACGTCACGCAAAGTGATACCGGCGTAACTCTGCGTGTGACTACCCCAGAGGGCGAATATCAGTTAGAAGCCGCCTATTTGTTGGCGGCGGATGGTGGGCGTAGTGTTGTGCGCAAGTCGTTTGACCTGCCGTTGCACGGTGAGTCCTATGAAGGGCGCTATGTGATTGCTGATGTACGCATGACGTCTGACTTTCCGACCGAGCGCAGGGCGTTTTTCAGCCCTTCAGTAATGCCTGAATCTACCCTGCTAGTGCATAAACAGCCTGATGATATTTGGCGCATCGACTATCAACTGTTGCCGAATGAAAGCCCCGAGCAGGCTGTAACCGAGAGCGCTATTCGTGAACGCGTTGGCATGATTATTGAGATGCTAGGTGAAGAGGGGGAGTGGCAGCTTGAGTGGTGGAGCCTTTACAAAGCCTACACGCTAGCCCTCGACGATTACCGCCATGGCCGTGTGTTGTTTATTGGCGACAGTGCCCATTTAGTACCCATTTTTGGGGTGCGTGGGCTGAATAACGGGCTGGCCGATGCGGTTAACGCCGCCTGGAAGCTAGCTTGGGTGCTGAACAACAAGGCTTCTGAGAAGCTATTGGATAGCTATAGCCCAGAACGGCGCGGTGCCACACTAGAAGTCTTCGCAAATGCTGGTAAGAGCACTCGATTTATGACCCCACCCAGTCAAGGGTATCGGTTGATGCGAGATGCAGCGTTATCGTTGGCTCTACGTAACGACTACGCAAGCCGTTTTGCCGACCCACGGCAAGTCACGCCCTACACCTATGCTGAAAGCCCTGTGACGGCAGAGGATGACATCGGTTTTAGCGCTGGCCCGATACCTGGCGCACCATTAATCAATCGCCGATTAGGCGAAAACAGCTTCTTGCTCGACCACCTGGGAACGGGGTTTAACCTGCTGGTGTTTAGTGAGGATGGTAGCGTCACGCCTGAACTACAGGCCGCCTTAGTTGACCTTCAGAAACACTACAGTGGTTTTGATGTGTTGATAATTGCTCGTTATGCCTGCCCGGCGTTTTTTACCACCTTGATTGATCAACAGGGTGCTTGCTTTGAGGGGTATAACGCCAGTTCTGGAAGTGCTTACTTAGTACGACCTGATCGTCATATCACCGCCCGCTGGAAAGCACTGGAAGCGGCTTCTCTTAACCGCGCCTTCAAGACAGCACTGGGAGAATAA
- a CDS encoding indolepyruvate ferredoxin oxidoreductase family protein → MTTPSIAEQAGSITPPLDNALDDNPLNDNRLDDYQLADRYSRGEGRIFLTGTQALVRIALRQAELDRRDGRHTAGLISGYRGSPLGGVDQEIWRAKAAMEAHHIDFVPAINEDLAATMMLGCQQVETDPERQVDGVFGMWYGKGPGVDRAGDALKHGNAYGSSPTGGVLVVAGDDHGCVSSSMPHQSDVAFMAWFMPVVSPASLAEYERFGLWGYALSRFSGCWVGFKAVSETVESGASVEVPPLPEYVTPAFDMPEGGLHYRWPDLPGPQLETRLEHKLAAVQAFATANPIDQYLFRQEQATFGLVTTGKGHLDLLEALRLLGLDEAKLRELGVEIYKVGMVWPLHRPGILEFIHGKREVLVIEEKRGIIESQLKEYMSEPDHPGEVIVTGKQDETGKPLIPFVGELGPRLLAGFVAERLARFFNIDFSDKLATVDACQAGVKELGGVRRMPYFCSGCPHNSSTKVPEGSKALAGIGCHFMASWMDRSTESLIQMGGEGVNWVGKSRFTGNGHIFQNLGEGTWFHSGSMAVRQAVAANVNITYKILFNDAVAMTGGQPVDGQINVPMIARQSLDEGVRRVVVVSDEPEKYRGHEKEFPKQVTFHGREEMDTLQRELREIPGCTVLIYDQACAAEKRRRRKRGLMEDPARRVFINHHVCEGCGDCSVQSNCLSVVPRETELGRKRKIDQSSCNKDMSCVSGFCPSFVTVEGGGLRKGQGVTADNAFWKRISHLPTPSIATLAAPYDLLVGGVGGTGVVTVGQLITMAAHLEGKGSSVLDFMGFAQKGGAVLSYVRLASQPSELNQVRIEAGQADAMIACDMVVASSQKALNVLQPTTRIVANLAELATADYVLYRDADMQPSKRLNMLREAVGDERFASLDANRLAEQLLGDTVFSNMMMLGFAWQQGLVPLSEPALQRALELNGVAVEKNRQAFAWGRLAAVEPDYLQQHLDTMPLSANATLDDVVARNSRHLERYQNRAWAERYVTQVAKVREAEAALGGGQSLSEAVAHQLYRLMAYKDEYEVARLYTQSDFLDEVKATFSGDYQLTFHLAPPLLGGRKDAQGRPVKRRFGPWVLKAMGVLAKMRGLRNTALDPFRFSADRKLDRTLLADYEQLMDELVARLDGTNHATALALAKLPEEIRGFGPVREAAAEKANERRETLLKELREGRSKTIAVEAA, encoded by the coding sequence ATGACAACCCCCTCAATTGCTGAGCAGGCGGGTTCTATTACCCCACCTCTCGATAACGCACTCGATGACAATCCTCTCAATGACAATCGTCTTGATGACTATCAGCTGGCCGACCGCTATAGCCGTGGTGAAGGCCGTATCTTTCTAACCGGCACCCAGGCGTTGGTGCGTATCGCCTTACGCCAAGCGGAGCTTGATCGCCGCGATGGTCGCCATACAGCTGGGCTTATCAGCGGCTATCGTGGCTCGCCCTTGGGCGGTGTAGACCAAGAGATTTGGCGGGCGAAAGCCGCTATGGAAGCGCATCACATCGATTTTGTCCCGGCGATCAACGAAGACCTGGCAGCCACCATGATGCTTGGCTGCCAGCAGGTGGAAACGGACCCTGAGCGGCAGGTCGATGGTGTCTTCGGCATGTGGTACGGCAAAGGGCCAGGCGTTGATCGCGCGGGCGATGCGTTAAAGCACGGTAATGCCTACGGCAGCTCACCGACTGGCGGTGTGCTGGTGGTCGCGGGTGATGACCATGGGTGTGTGTCGTCCTCAATGCCACACCAGTCGGATGTCGCCTTTATGGCGTGGTTTATGCCGGTAGTGAGCCCCGCGTCATTGGCGGAATATGAACGCTTCGGGCTGTGGGGCTATGCACTGTCACGCTTCTCAGGTTGCTGGGTGGGGTTCAAAGCTGTTTCTGAAACCGTAGAGAGCGGCGCGTCGGTGGAGGTGCCACCTTTGCCTGAGTATGTAACGCCAGCTTTCGATATGCCGGAAGGCGGGCTGCACTATCGCTGGCCTGACTTGCCGGGGCCGCAGCTTGAGACCCGTCTTGAGCACAAGCTGGCCGCCGTTCAGGCGTTTGCCACGGCCAACCCGATTGATCAGTACTTATTTCGCCAAGAACAGGCGACGTTTGGGCTGGTGACCACAGGCAAGGGGCACCTGGATTTACTTGAGGCGCTGCGTTTATTGGGGCTGGATGAAGCGAAGCTGCGTGAGTTGGGGGTGGAAATATACAAAGTCGGGATGGTGTGGCCGCTCCATCGACCCGGCATTCTTGAGTTTATTCATGGCAAGCGCGAAGTGCTGGTCATTGAAGAGAAGCGCGGCATTATTGAAAGCCAGTTGAAGGAGTACATGTCGGAACCCGACCATCCAGGCGAGGTTATCGTTACCGGCAAGCAGGATGAAACTGGTAAGCCTTTGATTCCTTTCGTGGGAGAGCTAGGCCCGCGCCTCTTGGCAGGCTTTGTCGCCGAGCGTTTAGCGCGCTTTTTCAACATTGATTTTAGCGACAAGTTGGCAACCGTTGATGCCTGCCAAGCAGGCGTGAAAGAGCTCGGTGGTGTACGCCGCATGCCGTATTTCTGCTCCGGTTGCCCACACAATAGCTCGACCAAGGTGCCTGAAGGCAGTAAAGCCCTGGCGGGGATCGGTTGCCACTTTATGGCCTCGTGGATGGACCGTAGCACCGAATCGTTAATTCAGATGGGTGGCGAAGGCGTTAACTGGGTGGGCAAGAGCCGCTTTACCGGTAATGGTCATATCTTCCAGAACTTAGGCGAAGGCACCTGGTTTCACTCGGGCTCCATGGCGGTGCGCCAAGCCGTGGCTGCCAACGTTAATATTACCTACAAAATTTTGTTCAACGACGCGGTTGCCATGACGGGCGGCCAACCCGTGGATGGACAAATCAACGTGCCGATGATTGCTCGGCAGTCGCTGGATGAAGGCGTTCGTCGGGTAGTGGTGGTCAGTGACGAACCTGAAAAATACCGGGGGCATGAAAAAGAATTTCCTAAGCAGGTAACCTTCCACGGACGCGAAGAGATGGACACGCTACAGCGTGAACTGCGCGAAATTCCTGGCTGCACCGTGTTGATTTATGACCAGGCATGCGCGGCTGAAAAACGCCGTCGGCGCAAGCGTGGTTTGATGGAAGACCCAGCCCGCCGAGTGTTCATTAACCATCATGTTTGCGAAGGCTGTGGTGATTGTTCCGTACAGTCCAACTGCTTATCGGTAGTGCCTCGCGAGACCGAGCTAGGCCGTAAGCGCAAGATCGATCAATCATCCTGTAACAAGGATATGTCCTGCGTCAGTGGTTTTTGCCCCAGTTTTGTCACTGTTGAAGGTGGCGGGCTGCGTAAGGGGCAAGGCGTCACGGCAGATAACGCCTTTTGGAAGCGTATATCACATTTGCCTACCCCCTCCATTGCCACTTTGGCTGCCCCTTATGACCTGTTGGTGGGTGGCGTTGGCGGCACGGGCGTGGTGACTGTCGGCCAGCTGATCACCATGGCAGCACACCTGGAAGGCAAGGGCAGCAGCGTGCTCGACTTTATGGGGTTTGCGCAAAAAGGTGGGGCAGTACTTAGCTATGTGCGTCTGGCATCACAGCCCAGCGAGCTGAATCAGGTACGTATCGAAGCGGGTCAGGCCGATGCAATGATCGCTTGCGATATGGTCGTGGCCAGTTCGCAGAAAGCGCTGAATGTGCTGCAGCCGACCACCCGTATCGTGGCGAATCTTGCTGAGCTAGCCACGGCAGATTATGTCCTTTATCGCGATGCGGATATGCAGCCCAGCAAGCGCCTTAACATGTTGCGTGAAGCGGTAGGAGATGAACGCTTTGCTTCTCTGGATGCCAATCGCCTAGCCGAACAGCTGCTAGGGGATACGGTCTTTTCCAATATGATGATGCTGGGATTTGCCTGGCAGCAGGGGCTAGTGCCACTTTCTGAACCTGCGCTGCAGCGTGCGCTAGAGCTTAATGGTGTCGCCGTTGAGAAGAACCGTCAGGCATTTGCCTGGGGACGCCTGGCAGCGGTAGAGCCCGACTACCTTCAGCAGCATCTGGACACGATGCCACTGTCCGCCAATGCCACACTAGACGACGTGGTAGCGCGTAATAGTCGCCACCTGGAGCGCTATCAGAACCGTGCCTGGGCTGAGCGTTACGTTACCCAGGTAGCGAAAGTGCGCGAAGCAGAAGCCGCGCTAGGCGGTGGTCAATCATTGAGTGAGGCTGTCGCCCATCAGCTGTATCGCTTGATGGCGTATAAAGATGAGTATGAAGTGGCGCGCCTTTACACCCAGAGCGATTTTCTGGATGAGGTTAAAGCCACGTTCTCGGGTGATTACCAGCTAACTTTCCATTTGGCACCGCCGCTATTGGGTGGTCGTAAAGATGCGCAAGGGCGTCCGGTGAAGCGTCGCTTCGGCCCCTGGGTGCTGAAGGCAATGGGTGTGCTGGCCAAGATGCGCGGTTTGCGCAATACGGCGCTTGATCCTTTCCGCTTCAGCGCTGATCGTAAGCTCGACCGCACCTTGTTGGCTGACTACGAGCAGTTGATGGATGAGTTAGTGGCTCGCCTTGATGGCACGAATCACGCCACGGCCTTAGCGCTTGCTAAGCTGCCGGAAGAAATTCGTGGTTTCGGGCCCGTTCGCGAAGCTGCCGCTGAGAAAGCCAACGAGCGCCGCGAGACGTTGTTGAAGGAGCTACGTGAAGGTCGCTCGAAGACCATCGCTGTTGAAGCTGCTTAA
- a CDS encoding helix-turn-helix transcriptional regulator: MNKAANTQLIEWGALLPSVAACIEAVERDNFESQLLALLHQAVGIEQCMIFGCSTSGDIDCLLAANHQLPRVADRLAHLYVSGLFRQDPNYRQLSQLAGKQEPITTDALTTMQVEAMSPAYRSHLFAFPDLIDKVSLNVAAKEGAYYLNLYRGPQRGPFTAANLDCLNSIAPLLTSLLRRHYSNAPARPEQLSAREAAALAPLSERERQLCLYLLRGHTLKTAAAKLDVAFSTIETYRKRAYAKLGIASKAGLVALCKASR; this comes from the coding sequence GTGAACAAAGCGGCTAACACCCAGCTAATCGAATGGGGAGCTTTACTGCCAAGCGTGGCAGCCTGCATCGAGGCAGTGGAAAGAGACAACTTCGAAAGCCAACTGCTTGCGTTATTGCATCAAGCCGTGGGTATCGAGCAATGTATGATTTTTGGCTGCTCAACGAGCGGCGACATCGACTGTTTGCTGGCCGCTAATCATCAGCTTCCGCGGGTGGCTGATCGCTTAGCCCATCTCTATGTGAGCGGCCTGTTCCGACAAGACCCTAATTACCGGCAGCTAAGCCAACTGGCAGGCAAGCAAGAACCTATAACTACCGACGCATTGACCACCATGCAGGTTGAGGCAATGTCACCAGCATATCGTAGTCATCTGTTTGCTTTTCCAGATCTTATCGACAAAGTATCACTCAACGTTGCTGCAAAAGAGGGGGCTTATTACCTTAATCTCTACCGCGGCCCTCAGAGGGGCCCCTTCACCGCCGCTAACCTGGATTGCTTAAATAGCATAGCGCCGCTGTTAACCAGTTTACTTCGCCGCCACTACAGCAACGCCCCTGCTAGGCCTGAACAACTTAGCGCCCGCGAAGCCGCCGCGCTGGCCCCGTTATCTGAGCGCGAGCGTCAGCTGTGTCTCTATTTACTGCGTGGCCACACGCTCAAAACCGCGGCGGCCAAACTCGATGTCGCTTTTTCAACGATAGAAACCTACCGCAAGCGTGCCTATGCCAAGTTAGGTATCGCGTCAAAAGCTGGCTTGGTCGCGCTTTGTAAAGCTTCAAGGTAG